CActcattttcttaaatttaagaaaagtcTTTTTTTCCAAAGTGTTTCTTTAAAGCATAAATACTAATTTTTAAGTAAAGcaaaatcaatttcaagcataatttattttagacattATTAAccgaaataaataattataaaaatataaatttgtgttctaaaataaaactttgcactaatttttttttttaaaaacatatgaCATCATGAAGTGACAAAACTACtgcaaaaataaaagaaaatggtttAGAAAATTCTGGTAAGAAATTTCTATTGAAAatgtttcagttttttatttatttgaaaagtaatataagaaaaagtaatttacgttttacatgtttttgaaaagtaaaagttgaaaaactattttgttttattttttaatgtttaaaataaatgtgggcataatttgtttgttagaaatattgaaagcaacctcttaaaataattattatttatttattttcttttaaattgtttaaatgttTAAGCCAGGACACCAAGATCATCTACAAAGGTTTTTCTagtaaataaaaagagaaactaaTACATCATAAATGAAGTAGCAAATGTTGttcatatgataaaaaaaatctaaaataaaatagtaaatatcagttttaaaaatttctagaaaatattatattttctttcttttacattaattaaacaaattcatCAAGTTCAATATAAGAAAACCTAAAATAGAGTTCCCATCGTCATCTTCCAGCTACAGAGTGTCTAACTTCACTGTGTGAGCCTTTCAACACCTCACCTGTACTCATCCTCCGCTCCGTTTCAGAATGAACAACGCAACACGCAACGAAGCGGAACGCCTCATTGGGATCGCGGAGAAGCTTCTCCAGAACCGTGATTTGATGGGTTCGCGCGAGTTCGCCCTCCTTGCGCAGGAAACTGAACCTCTTCTCGAAGGCTCTGACCAGATCCTCGCCATCGTCGACGTGCTCCTCGCCGCCGACAAGCGCGTCAACAACCACCCAGACTGGTATGCCATCCTTCAGGTCGATCGGCGGTCCGACGACCTTGATGTCATAAAGAAACAGTACCGCCGCCTTGCGCTCCTCCTCCACCCCGATAAGTCTCGTTTCGCCTACGCTGACCACGCCTTCAAGCTCGTCGCCGACGCGTGGGCTCTATTTTCCGATCCCGTGAAGAAGTCTGTGTACGACAAAGAGCTCTCATTCTTCTCCCGCGTCGATTTGTCAGTTCCCGGATGGGTCCAGCAGGAAAAGCTCTCAGTCCGCAGGCCTGGGCCTGGGCCTGAACCCGGACCAAACACCCGCAACAGTGCCTCTGCCCGCGATCAGATTCACGCTGATGAAAATTCCCGCAGGAGAAACTCAACTTTCTGGACCGCGTGTCCCTACTGTTACCGTTTGTATGAATACCCTAGGATTTACGAGGGTAATTGTCTACGGTGCCAGAATTGCGATAGATCCTTTCACGGCGTGGCGGTTCCGAAGCTGCCGCCGCTGGTCCCCGGCCAGGACGCGTATTATTGCTGCTGGGGCTTCTTCCCCATGGGGTTTGTAATGGGTAACTTCGGTTCACCGGAGAAAGAGGCGGCGGTGGAAGTGCCAGTACCGCAGCCCCCTCCTCCTCCGCCTCCGCCCGCGTCTCAACCGGCTTCTTCTCTGCCGAATTGGATGCCCGTGCCGGCAGATAACGGTGCGCAGGTGACGCCGGTGCCGGCGAGGGTGACTAGGTCTGCGACGACGGTGGCTGCGAGAGCGATGAACGGGACTGGGCCGAAGAAGAGGGGGAGGCCGAGGAAGTATCCATTGCAGTCATGAGAAGTGAATGTGAATGAAGATTTGTAGGTACTCTGTTATTTAGCTGT
This window of the Vigna angularis cultivar LongXiaoDou No.4 chromosome 7, ASM1680809v1, whole genome shotgun sequence genome carries:
- the LOC108337208 gene encoding J protein JJJ2; protein product: MNNATRNEAERLIGIAEKLLQNRDLMGSREFALLAQETEPLLEGSDQILAIVDVLLAADKRVNNHPDWYAILQVDRRSDDLDVIKKQYRRLALLLHPDKSRFAYADHAFKLVADAWALFSDPVKKSVYDKELSFFSRVDLSVPGWVQQEKLSVRRPGPGPEPGPNTRNSASARDQIHADENSRRRNSTFWTACPYCYRLYEYPRIYEGNCLRCQNCDRSFHGVAVPKLPPLVPGQDAYYCCWGFFPMGFVMGNFGSPEKEAAVEVPVPQPPPPPPPPASQPASSLPNWMPVPADNGAQVTPVPARVTRSATTVAARAMNGTGPKKRGRPRKYPLQS